A section of the Triplophysa dalaica isolate WHDGS20190420 chromosome 8, ASM1584641v1, whole genome shotgun sequence genome encodes:
- the LOC130427570 gene encoding paraneoplastic antigen Ma2 homolog — protein MGVARIEEIIQTVKVLGRVRVRDQKEGIAPGFLSVFCEFKEEVNPSLLPVEHRPEVSAKPWKIIVACSDEARQTGFEGKLADLLVQEGKSLLDLRAMFSSSSSESGTPESIIRAVSDLLEKTSKPVSDGSAYRRLRTFSGAVPTPGGEEALESWMDQARMMVMECDCSDREKRRRIIESFRVRIGESAEDLYFVFRLLRQDLGETLSDFLMRLEKALTKVVKKGGLSSRGSADKARVEQLIRGAVESDLLLLQLRLRERREDPPDFLALLNEIREEEETEAARHSLGVTAKPVPRPRQKMTNIAVRELQAEIQELRMQVAESPSKMPVAERASREVMSKRETDLSPEVLALKKQVQRLEEQLTSLSFRQSPQGTRHTQ, from the exons ATGGGCGTGGCTCGTATCGAAGAAATCATCCAAACAGTCAAAGTTCTGGGAAGAGTGAGAGTGCGAGATCAAAAGGAAGGGATCGCTCCAGGTTTcctgtctgtgttctgtgagtTCAAAGAAGAGGTTAATCCATCTCTCTTACCTGTCGAACATAGACCCGAGGTGAGTGCAAAGCCTTGGAAGATCATTGTAGCCTGTAGTGATGAGGCCCGGCAAACAGGATTTGAAGGGAAACTAGCAGATTTGTTGGTACAAGAAGGAAAGTCTCTCCTTGATCTTCGAGCTATGTTCTCATCGTCTAGCTCAGAGTCAGGGACTCCAGAATCCATAATCCGTGCTGTGAGCGATTTGCTGGAAAAGACCTCTAAACCAGTAAGTGATGGCAGTGCATACCGACGTTTAAGAACCTTTTCAGGAGCTGTTCCTACTCCTGGGGGAGAAGAAGCTTTGGAGAGCTGGATGGATCAAGCCAGGATGATGGTTATGGAGTGCGACTGCTCAGACAGGGAAAAACGCAGACGTATCATTGAAAGTTTCCGGGTCCGCATTGGAG AGTCAGCTGAAGATTTGTACTTCGTGTTTAGGTTACTGAGGCAGGATCTTGGGGAAACTCTCTCTGATTTTCTGATGCGACTAGAGAAAGCACTTACCAAAGTGGTGAAGAAAGGCGGGTTATCGTCAAGAGGAAGTGCAGACAAGGCAAGAGTGGAGCAGTTGATCAGAGGAGCTGTAGAATCAGACCTGCTATTGCTTCAGCTGAGACTGAGGGAGAGACGAGAAGATCCACCTGATTTCCTTgctcttttaaatgaaataaggGAAGAAGAAGAGACTGAAGCCGCCCGACATAGTTTGGGGGTGACTGCAAAACCTGTCCCCAGGCCACGGCAGAAGATGACTAACATTGCTGTGAGAGAGTTACAGGCTGAGATCCAGGAATTGCGGATGCAAGTAGCTGAAAGCCCTTCAAAAATGCCAGTTGCTGAAAGAGCGTCAAGAGAAGTGATGAGCAAGAGGGAGACTGACCTTTCACCGGAAGTGCTCGCCTTAAAGAAACAGGTTCAGAGGCTAGAGGAGCAGCTAACATCACTAAGTTTCAGACAATCACCCCAAGGCACAAGACACACCCAATAA